A genomic region of Chloroflexota bacterium contains the following coding sequences:
- a CDS encoding tetratricopeptide repeat protein translates to MPSELPKSLGKLLTALLKHQAKQWLGEEALGAAGEALADIVGEGVQKRLDEWLDAGETRAQLLRAAERADRYFLEHCKDDRLKQAFTLRFWDLPSLQEALAGLPEALDAGAVEGVLRRGLAALPLAPEQVEAGARLYTDALLRSVGLLEDFALPVIVQVLLDLRRDTRAEHADLRERLDQIIALLTQRGLPAAPPSPTLPGDLPPGSHLPILPNPRFTGREAELEKLCQALVAEDRSMVINQRALVGMGGIGKTQLAVEFAWRYGYRFLGVHWVLANKPAPDGSAPAPTDEIRKQIEASIAECGRAMCLQPWPDDTAQQAALTLKAWHESGPRLVILDNLEDLNAAAHWLPRLRHTHIRILVTSRQTQWDTALGVEPLPLEVFTEDESLRFLARVLPPERATDDERRALHERLGGLPLALDLAAAYLAHVPEITVDEYLRQLRLDHPSLKNWRKNNPNPTQHDKDVAATFAMSWAQVDDDAARRLFLLAGYAIPNEPFRREVLKAAAGLDDAAYSAAVDLLQSLSLVQREPSMHPLLAEFARSLDADGAALFAWSRALAWRCYPGFDHGGIWHDPGLVPHARYSLEDMKRAAALRKDGEGSNLRFHLAFLFRHFGDLDRAMGLYQEALAIDEALGDRQGKSATLHAMANVLVTRGDLDRAMGLYQESLEIKEALGDRKGKSATLHAMANVLVTRGDLDRAMGLYQEALAILEALGDRQGKAATLAMLAQVLIARGDEEEGLKALLSSLQTLQQIGATPDAQAVAGILAAWRAAAGAERFGALWQKVAGQPLPDWLAQAGEADRQAQAMTPEEFIALAIQAARHKRPEAEALFNACTQMAADPRLPEEVRALGRALRRILIGEENVDLSALPDAWAEAIRAALREL, encoded by the coding sequence ATGCCGTCGGAACTGCCCAAGAGCCTCGGCAAGTTGCTCACCGCCCTGCTCAAGCACCAGGCCAAGCAGTGGCTTGGCGAGGAAGCCCTCGGCGCCGCGGGCGAGGCCCTGGCCGACATCGTGGGCGAGGGCGTCCAGAAGCGCCTGGACGAGTGGCTGGACGCGGGCGAGACCCGCGCGCAACTCCTCCGCGCCGCCGAACGCGCCGACCGGTACTTCCTGGAGCACTGCAAGGACGACCGGCTGAAGCAGGCCTTCACCCTGCGCTTCTGGGATCTGCCCTCGCTGCAAGAGGCTCTGGCCGGCCTGCCGGAGGCACTGGACGCCGGAGCGGTGGAGGGTGTCCTGCGGCGGGGGCTGGCCGCGCTGCCCCTCGCGCCCGAGCAGGTGGAGGCGGGCGCCCGCCTGTACACCGACGCGCTCCTCCGCTCCGTGGGCCTGCTGGAGGACTTCGCGCTGCCCGTCATCGTGCAGGTGCTCCTTGACCTGCGCCGCGACACGCGGGCGGAGCACGCGGATTTGCGCGAGCGCCTGGACCAGATTATAGCCCTCCTCACGCAGAGGGGCCTCCCCGCCGCGCCGCCGTCGCCCACCCTCCCCGGCGACCTGCCGCCAGGCTCCCACCTCCCCATCCTGCCCAACCCGCGCTTCACGGGCCGCGAGGCCGAACTGGAAAAACTGTGCCAGGCCCTCGTGGCCGAAGACCGTAGCATGGTCATCAACCAGCGGGCGCTGGTGGGCATGGGCGGCATCGGCAAGACCCAACTGGCGGTGGAATTCGCCTGGCGATACGGCTACCGCTTCCTGGGCGTCCACTGGGTACTGGCCAACAAGCCCGCGCCAGACGGCTCGGCCCCGGCCCCGACTGACGAGATTCGCAAGCAGATAGAGGCCTCCATCGCCGAATGCGGGCGGGCCATGTGCCTGCAACCCTGGCCCGACGACACGGCCCAGCAGGCCGCCCTTACGCTCAAAGCCTGGCACGAAAGCGGCCCGCGCCTCGTCATTCTGGACAACTTGGAGGACCTGAACGCCGCCGCCCACTGGCTCCCGCGCCTGCGCCACACCCACATCCGCATCCTGGTTACCTCGCGCCAGACGCAGTGGGACACCGCCCTCGGCGTGGAGCCGCTCCCGCTGGAGGTGTTCACCGAAGACGAAAGCCTGCGCTTCCTGGCGCGCGTCCTGCCCCCCGAAAGGGCCACCGACGACGAGCGGCGCGCCCTTCACGAGCGCCTGGGCGGCCTGCCCCTGGCGCTGGATTTGGCCGCCGCCTACCTGGCGCACGTGCCCGAAATCACGGTGGACGAGTACCTGCGGCAACTCCGTCTGGACCACCCCTCGCTGAAGAACTGGCGCAAGAATAACCCCAACCCCACCCAGCACGACAAGGACGTGGCCGCCACGTTCGCCATGTCGTGGGCGCAGGTGGATGATGACGCCGCGCGGCGACTGTTCCTCCTGGCCGGGTACGCCATCCCCAACGAGCCGTTCCGCCGGGAGGTGTTGAAAGCGGCAGCCGGGCTGGACGATGCCGCCTACAGCGCCGCCGTGGACCTTCTGCAGTCCCTTTCGCTCGTGCAGCGGGAGCCCAGCATGCACCCCCTGCTGGCCGAGTTCGCCCGCTCGCTGGACGCCGACGGGGCGGCCCTGTTCGCCTGGTCGCGGGCGCTGGCGTGGCGGTGCTATCCCGGGTTTGACCATGGCGGCATATGGCATGATCCGGGCCTGGTCCCCCATGCCCGTTATTCGCTGGAGGACATGAAGCGGGCAGCGGCCCTGCGGAAGGATGGGGAAGGGTCCAATCTGCGCTTTCACCTGGCGTTCTTGTTCCGCCACTTCGGCGACCTGGACCGGGCCATGGGCCTGTACCAGGAGGCCCTGGCCATTGACGAGGCCCTGGGCGACCGCCAAGGCAAGTCCGCCACCCTCCACGCAATGGCCAATGTGCTTGTAACCCGCGGCGACCTGGACCGGGCCATGGGCCTGTACCAGGAGTCGCTGGAAATCAAGGAGGCCCTGGGCGACCGCAAAGGCAAGTCCGCCACCCTCCACGCCATGGCCAATGTGCTTGTAACCCGCGGCGACCTGGACCGGGCCATGGGCCTGTACCAGGAGGCCCTGGCCATCCTGGAGGCCCTGGGCGACCGCCAAGGCAAGGCCGCCACCCTCGCCATGTTGGCGCAGGTTCTCATTGCGCGCGGCGACGAGGAAGAGGGCCTGAAGGCGCTCCTTTCGTCCCTCCAAACTCTTCAGCAGATTGGCGCAACGCCCGACGCCCAGGCGGTGGCGGGCATCCTTGCCGCCTGGCGCGCGGCGGCGGGCGCGGAACGCTTCGGCGCGCTGTGGCAGAAGGTTGCCGGCCAGCCCCTCCCCGACTGGCTGGCGCAGGCGGGGGAGGCCGACCGGCAGGCGCAGGCCATGACCCCCGAGGAGTTCATCGCCCTGGCCATCCAGGCCGCCCGCCACAAGCGCCCCGAGGCCGAGGCGCTCTTCAACGCCTGCACCCAGATGGCCGCCGACCCCCGCTTGCCCGAGGAAGTCCGCGCCCTGGGCCGGGCCCTGCGCCGCATCCTCATCGGCGAGGAGAACGTGGATTTGTCGGCGCTGCCCGACGCGTGGGCCGAGGCCATCCGCGCCGCCCTGCGGGAGTTGTAA
- a CDS encoding DUF92 domain-containing protein yields the protein MAQRFIMGLALSLVIGGLGYWRRALSGSGVAGAVLVGTATFAFGGWDWGLILVLFFLSSSALSRFRASAKERVAEKFAKGARRDMGQALANGGLGALLAAASRLWPSPLWFAALVGALAAVNADTWATEIGVLSARPPRLLTTGRRVPPGTSGGVSLLGTKAALAGATFIGACAALLVWAAGLAAPWVYLPAGAVGGLAGALADSLLGATVQRIYHCPACGKETEHRVHACGTPTRPLRGWAWLNNDWVNFLASAVGSGVGVALVVAIIR from the coding sequence ATGGCGCAGCGGTTCATCATGGGGCTGGCGCTCAGCCTAGTCATCGGCGGGCTGGGCTACTGGCGCAGGGCGCTGTCGGGTTCGGGGGTGGCGGGGGCCGTGCTCGTCGGCACCGCCACCTTTGCGTTCGGGGGCTGGGACTGGGGGCTGATCCTCGTGCTGTTTTTCCTCTCGTCCAGCGCCCTGTCGCGCTTTCGCGCCAGCGCCAAAGAGCGCGTCGCCGAGAAGTTCGCCAAGGGCGCCCGCCGCGACATGGGCCAGGCCCTGGCCAACGGCGGCCTGGGCGCGCTGCTTGCCGCGGCCTCTCGCCTTTGGCCATCGCCGCTGTGGTTCGCGGCCCTCGTCGGCGCGCTGGCGGCGGTGAACGCGGACACATGGGCCACCGAGATCGGCGTTCTGTCCGCGCGGCCCCCGCGGCTCCTCACCACGGGACGGCGTGTGCCGCCTGGCACGTCGGGAGGCGTGTCGCTGCTGGGCACGAAGGCGGCGCTGGCGGGCGCGACGTTCATCGGGGCCTGCGCCGCGCTTCTAGTCTGGGCTGCGGGGTTGGCCGCGCCGTGGGTGTACCTGCCAGCGGGAGCGGTGGGCGGGCTGGCAGGGGCGTTGGCCGACTCGCTCCTCGGGGCCACCGTGCAGCGCATCTACCACTGCCCCGCGTGCGGCAAGGAGACCGAGCACCGCGTGCATGCCTGCGGGACGCCCACGCGCCCCCTTCGGGGCTGGGCGTGGCTCAACAACGACTGGGTGAACTTCCTGGCGTCGGCGGTGGGGAGCGGGGTGGGGGTCGCGCTGGTTGTGGCGATTATCCGGTAG